In Patagioenas fasciata isolate bPatFas1 chromosome 11, bPatFas1.hap1, whole genome shotgun sequence, the following proteins share a genomic window:
- the RPL39 gene encoding large ribosomal subunit protein eL39 codes for MSSHKTFKIKRFLAKKQKQNRPIPQWIRMKTGNKIRYNSKRRHWRRTKLGL; via the exons ATG TCGTCTCACAAGACGTTCAAGATCAAACGCTTCCTGGCCAAGAAGCAGAAGCAGAACCGGCCCATCCCGCAGTGGATTCGCATGAAAACGGGCAATAAGATCAG GTACAACTCCAAAAGGAGACACTGGAGAAGGACCAAACTGGGCTTGTAA
- the UPF3B gene encoding regulator of nonsense transcripts 3B: MKEDKENARPKERRGAAAGPGALLAAGTATGTDGRAGGAELDRLERPKDKKETLSKVVIRRLPPSLTKEQLEEHLQPLPEHDYFEFFANDSSLYPYMFSRAYINFKNQEDIVLFRDRFDGYVFVDHKGQEYAAIVEFAPFQKAAKKKSKKKDAKTGTIEDDPEYKKFLENYSADDEKLTSTPETLLEEIEARNKELIAKKTTPLLNFLKNKQRLREEKREERRRRELERKRQREEERRKWKEEERRKRKEAEKLKKVDRCPEKERDRSKEEPKIKLLKKPEKDEKDLEKKEKSKKLEKEALREEKNASSASAKRSDGETKEEKAKKSEDEYVKDYRDRDRDFERDREYERAQREKLRRQEEERRRQKERFEKEKVFRRKEEEVKKERDLLREKGKKSDLTDFTSSTDKSEKVTKDDKKEDTIKRDRIRNKDRPAMQLYQPGARSRSRLCQYEDSAAKPTDQGADKKQESETSTTKEEK; encoded by the exons ATGAAGGAGGACAAGGAGAACGCCAGGCCCAAGGAGCGGCGTGGGGCTGCCGCCGGGCCGGGGGCCCTGCTGGCGGCGGGCACCGCCACGGGTACGGATGGCAGGGCCGGCGGCGCCGAGCTCGACCGCCTCGAGCGGCCCAAGGACAAGAAGGAGACGCTCAGCAAG GTGGTGATCCGCCGGCTGCCGCCCAGCTTGACAaaggagcagctggaggagcacctgcagcccctgcccgaGCACGACTACTTCGAGTTCTTCGCCAACGACTCCAG CTTGTACCCGTACATGTTCTCCAGAGCCTACATCAACTTCAAAAACCAGGAAGACATAGTCCTCTTCAGGGACCGCTTTGACGGCTATGTTTTTGTCGATCACAAAG GTCAGGAATATGCTGCCATAGTTGAGTTTGCACCTTTCCAAAAAGCTGCAAAAaagaagagtaagaaaaaggaTGCCAAAACTGGAACTATTGAAGATG ATCCAGAGTACAAGAAGTTTTTGGAAAATTACAGTGCAGATGATGAAAAATTAACCTCCACTCCTGAAACTTTGCTGGAGGAAATAGAGGCAAGAAACAAAGAGCTAATAG CTAAAAAGACTACTCCTTTATTGAACTTCTTGAAAAATAAACAG AgattgagagaagaaaaaagagaggagaggaggaggagagaattggaaagaaaaagacaaagagaagaagaaagaagaaaatggaaagaggaagagagaaggaagagaaaagaagcagaaaaactgaAGAAGGTAGACAGATGCccagaaaaagaaagagacagaTCAAAAGAAGAACCAAAGATTAAG ctACTTAAGAAGcctgaaaaagatgaaaaagacttggagaaaaaagaaaaatccaagaaactggaaaaagaggctctgagggaggaaaaaaatgcgAGTAGTGCATCTGCCAAACGATCTGATGGGGAGACAAAAGAAGAGAAGGCAAAAAA ATCAGAAGATGAGTATGTAAAGGACTACAGGGACCGAGATAGAGATTTTGAAAGAGACAGAGAATATGAGAGAGCACAGAGGGAGAAGCTGAGACGCCAAGAAGAGGAGCGTCGGAGGCAGAAAGAGCGCTTTGAGAAAGAGAAGGTTTTtagaagaaaagaggaagaggtgaaaaaggagagagacttactcagagaaaagggaaagaagagtGATCTTACAGACTTTACCAGCAGCACGGACAAGTCTGAGAAAGTAACCAAAGACGATAAAAAAGAGGATACAATTAAGAGGGATCGTATCAGAAACAAG GATCGTCCAGCAATGCAGCTGTACCAACCAGGAGCCCGAAGCCGAAGCAGATTGTGTCAGTATGAAGACAGTGCTGCAAAGCCCACAGATCAGGGAGCAGATAAGAAACAAGAGAGTGAGACCAGTACCACGAAGGAAGAGAAGTGA
- the NDUFA1 gene encoding NADH dehydrogenase [ubiquinone] 1 alpha subcomplex subunit 1, which translates to MPLGARGTSITEQRSPGGAVTAAPSRADPVSGGGAGQAGKARGAGRECPQGARGGGAGGGSGGMWYEILPGMAIMGLCLSIPGLSTVYMHRLCNGGKEKRIARYPFQWNLMERDRRVSGVNKYYVSKGLENID; encoded by the exons ATGCCCCTGGGGGCCCGCGGAACCAGCATCACTGAGCAGCGGTCACCTGGCGGCGCTGTCACTGCCGCCCCCTCCCGGGCCGACCCCGTTAGCGGCGGTGGCGCGGGGCAGGCCGGGAAGGCGCGCGGGGCAGGCCGGGAGTGCCCGCAGGGAGCCCGGGGCGGCGGAGCGGGCGGAGGCAGCGGCGGGATGTGGTACGAGATCCTGCCCGGCATGGCCATCATGGGCCTCTGCCTCTCCATCCCCGGCCTCTCCACCGTCTACATGCACCGCTTGTGCAACGGCGGCAAG GAGAAGCGGATCGCCCGCTACCCCTTCCAGTGGAACCTGATGGAAAGAGACAGGCGGGTGTCCGGTGTCAACAAGTACTACGTGTCCAAG ggtCTGGAGAACATAGACTAA
- the LOC136106479 gene encoding magnesium transporter NIPA2-like isoform X2: MGAAGGGAGFSVGLGLALASSAFIGSSFILKKKGLLRLCRRGRVRAGQGGHAYLHEWLWWAGLLCMGVGEAANFAAYAFAPATLVTPLGALSVLVSAVLSSIFLNEQLNVHGKIGCILSVLGSTVMVIHAPQEEEVSSLETMAEKLKDPGFIVFAVCILVSSVLLIFVAGPRYGQSNVLVYVLVCSAIGSLSVSCVKGLGIALKELFSGKPVLKEPLGWVLLVCLVICISIQINYLNKALDIFNTSVVTPIYYVLFTTAVMMCSAILFKEWQHMVLDNIIGTISGFLTIVSGIFLLHAFRDMPFTPDLLPLFLQQGRAELQATWRSTDRHQSCQHQALLSSEDKGSQSTEEEEEEGGSV, translated from the exons ATgggggctgcgggcgggggggccggcttctctgtggggctgggactgGCCCTGGCCTCCAGCGCCTTCATCGGCAGCAGCTTCATCCTCAAGAAGAAGGGGCTGCTCCGGCTGTGCCGCCGCGGCCGCGTCAGGGCAG GGCAAGGAGGTCACGCGTACCTGCACGAATGGCTTTGGTGGGCAGGGCTGCTGTGCA TGGGAGTTGGAGAAGCTGCAAATTTCGCTGCCTATGCCTTTGCCCCTGCAACGCTGGTAACTCCACTGGGTGCTCTAAGTGTCCTTGTTAG TGCAGTTCTGTCTTCCATCTTCCTGAATGAGCAGCTGAATGTTCATGGAAAGATTGGCTGCATCCTCAGTGTCCTGGGTTCCACGGTGATGGTGATCCATGCTCCTCAGGAAGAAGAGGTTTccagcctggagacaatggcagAGAAGCTAAAAGATCCAG GATTCATTGTATTTGCTGTATGTATCCTGGTGAGCTCCGTTCTACTTATCTTTGTGGCTGGACCACGTTACGGACAGAGCAACGTCTTGGTTTATGTTTTGGTCTGCTCTGCCATCGGCTCGCTTTCAGTGTCCTGTGTCAAAGGCTTGGGGATTGCCCTGAAAGAACTGTTTTCTGGGAAGCCAGTCCTGAAAGAACCACTGGGCTGGGTGCTCCTCGTGTGCCTGGTGATCTGCATCAGCATCCAGATCAACTACCTGAACAAAGCCTTGGACATCTTCAACACATCTGTGGTCACACCCATTTACTATGTGCTGTTCACCACAGCAGTCATGATGTGCTCTGCCATCCTCTTCAAGGAGTGGCAGCACATGGTGCTGGACAACATCATTGGCACCATCAGCGGATTCCTCACCATCGTGTCCGGCATCTTCCTCCTGCACGCCTTCAGGGACATGCCCTTCACCCCCGACCTCCTGCCCCTCTTCCTGCAGCAaggcagggcagagctgcaggcCACTTGGAGGAGTACAGACAGACACCAGTCATGTCAGCACCAGGCTCTTCTGTCCTCAGAGGACAAAGGTTCTCAGAgcacagaggaggaagaggaggaaggtgggagCGTGTGA
- the LOC136106479 gene encoding magnesium transporter NIPA2-like isoform X1, whose protein sequence is MGVGEAANFAAYAFAPATLVTPLGALSVLVSAVLSSIFLNEQLNVHGKIGCILSVLGSTVMVIHAPQEEEVSSLETMAEKLKDPGFIVFAVCILVSSVLLIFVAGPRYGQSNVLVYVLVCSAIGSLSVSCVKGLGIALKELFSGKPVLKEPLGWVLLVCLVICISIQINYLNKALDIFNTSVVTPIYYVLFTTAVMMCSAILFKEWQHMVLDNIIGTISGFLTIVSGIFLLHAFRDMPFTPDLLPLFLQQGRAELQATWRSTDRHQSCQHQALLSSEDKGSQSTEEEEEEGGSV, encoded by the exons A TGGGAGTTGGAGAAGCTGCAAATTTCGCTGCCTATGCCTTTGCCCCTGCAACGCTGGTAACTCCACTGGGTGCTCTAAGTGTCCTTGTTAG TGCAGTTCTGTCTTCCATCTTCCTGAATGAGCAGCTGAATGTTCATGGAAAGATTGGCTGCATCCTCAGTGTCCTGGGTTCCACGGTGATGGTGATCCATGCTCCTCAGGAAGAAGAGGTTTccagcctggagacaatggcagAGAAGCTAAAAGATCCAG GATTCATTGTATTTGCTGTATGTATCCTGGTGAGCTCCGTTCTACTTATCTTTGTGGCTGGACCACGTTACGGACAGAGCAACGTCTTGGTTTATGTTTTGGTCTGCTCTGCCATCGGCTCGCTTTCAGTGTCCTGTGTCAAAGGCTTGGGGATTGCCCTGAAAGAACTGTTTTCTGGGAAGCCAGTCCTGAAAGAACCACTGGGCTGGGTGCTCCTCGTGTGCCTGGTGATCTGCATCAGCATCCAGATCAACTACCTGAACAAAGCCTTGGACATCTTCAACACATCTGTGGTCACACCCATTTACTATGTGCTGTTCACCACAGCAGTCATGATGTGCTCTGCCATCCTCTTCAAGGAGTGGCAGCACATGGTGCTGGACAACATCATTGGCACCATCAGCGGATTCCTCACCATCGTGTCCGGCATCTTCCTCCTGCACGCCTTCAGGGACATGCCCTTCACCCCCGACCTCCTGCCCCTCTTCCTGCAGCAaggcagggcagagctgcaggcCACTTGGAGGAGTACAGACAGACACCAGTCATGTCAGCACCAGGCTCTTCTGTCCTCAGAGGACAAAGGTTCTCAGAgcacagaggaggaagaggaggaaggtgggagCGTGTGA
- the TAF7L gene encoding transcription initiation factor TFIID subunit 7-like, giving the protein MSKSKDDAPHELESQFVLRLPPEYASTVRRAVQSGNVNLKDRLTIELHADGRHGIVRVDRVPLAAKLVDLPCIIESLKTIDKKTFYKTADICQMLVCTVDGDLYPPLEEQTVSTDPKANKKKDKDREKKFIWNHGITLPLKNVRKRRFRKTAKKKYIESPDVEKEVKRLLSTDAEAVSVRWEVIAEDETKEVDNHGSLTSLDISSPGMSGHKQGHGSSEHDELREIFNDISSSSEDEDERDHHDDEDLNIMDTEEDLERQLQDKLNESDGQQQENEGSNQIVMGIQKQIDNLKSKLQETQDRRKRQEDLIMKVENLALKTRLQAVLDEFKQQEEREKQQMTSLQEQLEALMEK; this is encoded by the exons ATGAGTAAGAGCAAGGACGATGCTCCGCATGAGCTGGAGAGCCAGTTCGTGCTGCGGCTGCCGCCG GAATATGCATCCACTGTGCGGCGAGCGGTACAGTCTGGGAATGTCAACTTGAAGGACAGGCTCACCATTGAGCTACACG CGGATGGGCGCCACGGGATTGTCCGGGTAGACCGGGTACCACTGGCGGCCAAGCTGGTGGATCTGCCCTGCATCATCGAGAGCTTAAAAACCATTGACAAGAAAACCTTCTATAAGACAGCAGATATTTGCCAG ATGCTTGTTTGCACTGTGGATGGTGATCTCTACCCGCCTTTGGAAGAACAAACTGTGAGCACTGACCCCAAGGCAAACAAGAAGAAGgacaaggacagagagaagaaattCATCTGGAACCATGGCA TCACTCTTCCTCTGAAAAATGTACGGAAGAGACGATTCCGGAAGACAGCTAAGAAGAAG TATATTGAGTCTCCTGATGTGGAAAAAGAGGTGAAGCGCCTCCTGAGCACTGATGCTGAAGCTGTCAGTGTCC GCTGGGAAGTCATTGCTGAAGATGAAACAAAAGAAGTAGACAACCATGGTTCACTCACCAGCCTGGACATCTCCTCTCCAGGGATGTCGGGACATAAGCAAGGCCATGGGTCCTCAG AACATGATGAACTGCGGGAGATATTTAATGacatcagcagcagcagcgaaGATGAAGATGAGAGGGATCATCATGATGATGAAGACCTGAACATCATGGACACTGAGGAGGATTTGGAGAGGCAGTTGCAGGACAAGCTGAATGAGTCCGATGGGCAGCAACAGGAGAATGAGGGGTCCAACCAGATAG TTATGGGGATCCAGAAGCAGATTGACAACCTGAAAAGTAAACTCCAGGAGACTCAGGACAGGAGGAAGCGCCAGGAAGATCTCATAATGAAAGTGGAGAACCTAGCCCTCAAG ACCCGTCTCCAGGCCGTGCTGGATGAGTTCAAACAGCAGGAAGAGCGAGAGAAGCAGCAG ATGACGTccctgcaggagcagctggaggccCTCATGGAGAAGTGA
- the AIPL1 gene encoding aryl-hydrocarbon-interacting protein-like 1, with amino-acid sequence MEETYLLNVEGVKKKILHGGQGELPKLQDGSKITFHFQTLKDDFERTVIDDSREAGIPMEIIVGKMFKLEIWETLLSSMRTGEVAEFWCDAIHTGMYALVSRGMRRIAEGRDPLEGQKHRCGMGNMFDYHSTGYDDLDELQRTPQPLIFIMELFRVEEPSAYKRDTWAMSREEKLAAVPILHSEGNRLVLRKEFGQAAAKYQEAVICLRNLQAKEKPWEDGWLKLESLVTPLVLNYCQCQLELGEYYEVLEHTTELLQKHNGTRALHPTPALCPQPLGTLVFRIPYP; translated from the exons ATGGAGGAAACCTACCTGCTGAATGTGGAAGGGGTCAAAAAGAAGATTCTGCATGGAGGTCAAGGAGAGCTACCAAAGTTGCAGGATGGGAGCAAG ATCACCTTCCACTTCCAAACGCTGAAGGATGACTTTGAGCGGACTGTGATTGACGACAGCCGGGAAGCTGGCATCCCCATGGAGATCATCGTGGGCAAGATGTTCAAGCTGGAGATTTGGGAGACACTGCTGAGCTCCATGAGGACCGGGGAGGTGGCTGAGTTCTGGTGCGACGCCATT CACACGGGCATGTACGCCCTGGTCTCCAGGGGCATGCGGAGGATCGCAGAGGGCCGGGACCCTCTGGAAGGTCAGAAGCACCGCTGTGGCATGGGTAACATGTTTGACTACCACAGCACGGGCTATGACGACCTGGACGAGCTGCAGCGGACACCGCAGCCCCTCATCTTCATCATGGAGTTGTTTCGG GTGGAGGAGCCCTCAGCATACAAGCGTGACACCTGGGCCATGAGCAGGGAGGAGAAGCTGGCGGCTGTGCCCATCCTGCACAGTGAGGGCAACCGCCTCGTCCTCCGTAAGGAGTTTGGGCAGGCAGCGGCCAAGTACCAGGAGGCTGTCATCTGCCTGAGGAACCTCCAGGCCAAG GAGAAGCCGTGGGAGGATGGCTGGCTGAAGCTGGAAAGCCTGGTCACGCCTCTGGTGCTCAACTACTGCCAGTGCCAGCTGGAGCTGGGTGAATACTATGAGGTGCTGGAGCACACGACAGAGCTCCTGCAGAAACATAACGGTACTCGTGCCCTGCATCCCACCCCAGCACTGTGTCCTCAGCCCCTGGGGACTCTTGTCTTCAGGATCCCCTATCCATGA
- the LOC139828880 gene encoding uncharacterized protein, with protein MHGPGPPVHGGTPTYKCVHPCAPCPLGSQGLLLLWLVALSCKTPTGGSPLPADNAKAYFKRAKAHAAVWNEREAREDFLRVAHLDPSMAAAVKKELKQLGERMRKKHVEDRKRYQGLFQPPRGPRASEGQENRQVGDGAKLQGEAPQGEAGVPENPGQGEQGAGTEEAEQPGADRTVGGEGAAPGEGTGQGQPAEVEVEARDGMGLGEEAHLGTCGAEPESWEAEMSRSSEVSSITEHGYQSISQPAPLPAASRLQTQPEHPAWLLLIPTPGTKALPSSCLFLSPAPPSWAQLPRKPGGTEYLLLVQPFAELSSQQPCSTAAPATEKVLAPAGADVGQN; from the exons ATGCATGGGCCAGGTCCCCCTGTACATGGTGGTACCCCTACCTACAAGTGTGTCCACCCCTGTGCTCCATGTCCCCTGGGTTCCCAGGGTCTCCTGCTCCTGTGGCTGGTGGCCCTGAGCTGCAAGACCCCCACCGGGGGCTCTCCTCTCCCGGCAGACAATGCCAAGGCTTATTTCAAGCGGGCGAAGGCCCACGCTGCCGTCTGGAATGAGCGAGAGGCACGGGAGGACTTCCTGCGGGTGGCTCACCTCGACCCCTCCATGGCGGCTGCCGTGAAGAAGGAGCTGAAGCAGCTGGGGGAGAGGATGAGGAAGAAGCACGTGGAGGATCGCAAGCGCTACCAGGGGCTCTTCCAGCCACCCCGGGGGCCACGGGCCagtgaggggcaggagaacaggcaggtggGCGATGGGGCGAAGTTGCAGGGAGAGGCACCCCAGGGTGAGGCTGGGGTCCCAGAAAACccagggcagggggagcaggGTGCAGGGACTGAAGAAGCAGAACAACCAGGGGCTGACCGAACAGTCGGAGGTGAAGGGGCAGCACCAGGAGAAGGGACAGGCCAGGGGCAGCCTGCAGAGGTGGAGGTGGAAgcgagggatgggatgggactgggggaaGAAGCACACCTGGGCACCTGTGGGGCAGAACCAGAGAGCTGGGA AGCAGAGATGTCGCGAAGCAGCGAGGTCAGCAGCATCACAGAACATGGTTACCAGAGCATTAGCCAGCCTGCTCCCCTCCCTGCCGCATCCCGGCTCCAAACGCAGCCCGAGcacccagcctggctgctgctgatCCCCACACCTGGCACCAAGGCTCTGCCCTCGTcctgccttttcctttctccagctcCCCCCAGCTGG GCACAGCTCCCCAGGAAACCAGGCGGGACAGAGTACCTGCTGCTGGTCCAGCCCTTTGCTGAGCTCTCCTCGCAGCAGCCCTGCTCCACAGCAGCTCCAGCAACAGAGAAGGTGCTGGCCCCTGCAGGAGCAGATGTTGGGCAGAACTAA